In Promicromonospora sp. Populi, one genomic interval encodes:
- a CDS encoding SGNH/GDSL hydrolase family protein, which yields MTRPVIVFTGDSITDCERRTDPEGLGDGYVRLLAGSPELAGFDVRNRGISGNRVLDLQERWESDVVAEQPAILSVLVGINETWRRYDSGDATSAEQFEHDYRAILQRVPNARLVLIEPFLLPINHEQQTWRADLDEKRAVTRSLAAELGAVLIEADAGLRALGSAPDVAPDGIHPGERGHQELARLWLDGAKTVLDAVAQELGASRGGGAAH from the coding sequence ATGACCCGGCCCGTCATCGTCTTCACCGGCGACAGCATCACCGACTGCGAACGCCGCACCGACCCGGAGGGGCTCGGCGACGGTTACGTGCGCCTGCTTGCCGGGTCGCCCGAGCTGGCGGGCTTCGACGTCCGCAACCGCGGCATCTCCGGTAACCGCGTGCTGGACCTGCAGGAGCGGTGGGAGAGCGACGTCGTTGCGGAGCAGCCGGCGATCCTCAGCGTGCTGGTCGGTATCAACGAGACCTGGCGCCGCTACGACAGTGGCGACGCGACGTCGGCGGAGCAGTTCGAGCACGACTACCGGGCAATCCTGCAGCGCGTCCCGAACGCCCGCCTCGTGCTGATCGAGCCGTTCCTGCTGCCCATCAATCACGAGCAGCAGACCTGGCGTGCCGACCTCGACGAGAAGCGCGCGGTCACCCGATCGCTCGCTGCCGAGCTGGGGGCGGTGCTGATCGAGGCCGACGCCGGGCTGCGCGCCCTGGGGTCGGCGCCCGACGTCGCGCCTGACGGGATCCACCCGGGGGAGCGCGGCCACCAGGAGCTGGCCCGCCTCTGGCTGGACGGCGCGAAGACGGTGCTGGACGCCGTCGCACAAGAACTTGGCGCGTCCCGCGGGGGCGGCGCGGCGCACTGA